Proteins encoded within one genomic window of Chitinophaga parva:
- the upp gene encoding uracil phosphoribosyltransferase, whose amino-acid sequence MVINLSEQNSLVGEWLSEIRSVSIQTDRMRFRRNMERIGEIAAYEISKTLEYEEREVQTPLGIANCRVLAAQPVLATILRAGLALHQGLLHYFDKADHAFVSAYRKHRHDGSFDISLEYVSSPGIEGQVLIVSDPMLATGASLVKTIEHLESLGKPVHVHVVVCIACTVGIEYVQRNVTSPLTIWAGDIDDELTAKGYIVPGLGDAGDLAFGNKLQS is encoded by the coding sequence ATGGTAATAAATTTAAGTGAGCAAAATTCATTGGTAGGCGAATGGCTGAGCGAGATCCGCAGCGTGAGCATACAGACAGACCGCATGCGGTTCAGGAGGAATATGGAGCGTATAGGCGAGATAGCGGCCTATGAGATCAGCAAAACGCTGGAATATGAGGAACGCGAGGTGCAAACCCCGCTTGGCATTGCCAATTGCCGCGTACTGGCTGCCCAGCCGGTACTGGCCACCATCCTGCGCGCCGGCCTGGCCCTGCACCAGGGATTGCTGCATTATTTTGACAAGGCAGACCATGCCTTTGTATCCGCTTACCGCAAGCACCGCCATGACGGCTCTTTCGACATCAGCCTGGAATATGTTTCAAGCCCCGGCATTGAAGGCCAGGTACTGATCGTGTCTGATCCCATGCTGGCCACCGGCGCCTCCCTGGTAAAAACCATCGAGCACCTGGAGTCACTTGGAAAACCTGTGCATGTGCACGTGGTGGTGTGTATAGCCTGCACCGTGGGTATTGAATACGTACAACGCAATGTGACCAGTCCCCTCACTATCTGGGCAGGCGATATCGATGATGAGCTGACGGCTAAAGGCTATATCGTTCCAGGCTTGGGCGATGCCGGCGACCTGGCATTTGGCAATAAGCTACAGAGCTAA